The following are encoded in a window of Hippoglossus hippoglossus isolate fHipHip1 chromosome 23, fHipHip1.pri, whole genome shotgun sequence genomic DNA:
- the cpsf6 gene encoding cleavage and polyadenylation specificity factor subunit 6 isoform X4: protein MADGVDHIDIYADVEEEFNQESDYPVHEQIDLYDDVISPSANNGDAPEDRDYLDALPAPGGSEGGKSAPPNVVYTYTGKRIALYIGNLTWWTTDEDLTETIRSIGIADVLEIKFFENRANGQSKGFALVCVGSEASSRKLMELLSKRELHGQSPIVTPCNKQSLSQFEMQSRKSTQSGQMSGEGKAGPPGAGGRGGFPMGRGRGRFPGPPGPGGDRFPCPVGPGGPPPHFPGSGMTPDLIRHQDGPLMDMNFNPFPPGGRNGNWRGRGGMQGPPRPPPGPPGPPGPPGPPPPGQGLPPPLSGPPNRGDRPPPPVLFPGQFGQPPMGPLPPGPPPPGYGPPPGPPPPQQGPPPPGPFPPRPPGPIGPPMALAPPPHMPGPPPGGPPPAPHVNPAFFPPPGNNNMPPNDSRGPPGPNDPYGRPPPYERDFGPGGREMEASRTPLSEAEFEEIMNRNRAISSSAISRAVSDASAADYGSAIETLVTAISLIKQSKVSADDRCKVLISSLQDCLHGIESKSYGSASRRERSRERDHSRSREKSRRHKSRSRDRHEDYYRERSRERDRHRERDRDRDREREREREYRHR, encoded by the exons ATGGCGGACGGTGTGGATCACATCGATATCTACGCCGACGTGGAGGAGGAATTTAACCAG GAATCTGACTACCCGGTTCACGAGCAGATCGACCTGTACGATGACGTAATATCCCCATCAGCCAATAATGGTGATGCTCCAGAGGACCGTGACTACCTGGACGCATTGCCTGCACCCGGTGGCTCAGAGGGAGGCAAGAGTGCCCCACCAAATGTGGTTTACACCTACACAGGAAAAAGAATTGCCCTATACATAGGCAACCTCACATGG TGGACAACAGATGAGGACCTGACCGAAACAATCCGGTCGATAGGCATCGCAGACGTGCTGGAAATAAAGTTCTTTGAAAACAGAGCAAATGGCCAATCAAAAGG ATTtgcccttgtgtgtgtgggctcagAGGCTTCATCCAGGAAGTTAATGGAGCTCTTATCAAAGAGGGAGCTCCATGGTCAGAGTCCCATCGTCACGCCGTGCAACAAACAGTCTCTCAGCCAGTTTGAGATGCAGTCACGCAAAA GTACTCAGTCAGGTCAGATGTCTGGGGAAGGTAAAGCTGGTCCCCCTGGTGCAGGTGGCCGTGGAGGTTTCCCCATGGGTCGAGGCAGAGGCAGATTCCCCGGACCACCAGGCCCAGGAGGAGACCGCTTCCCATGTCCTGTTGGACCCGGAGGACCGCCACCACACTTTCCCG GCTCGGGGATGACACCAGATCTGATTAGGCACCAAGATGGCCCTCTGATGGATATGAATTTCAATCCCTTCCCGCCGGGGGGCAGGAACGGGAACTGGCGCGGCAGAG gtGGGATGCAGGGTCCCCCACGTCCCCCTCCTGGTCCACCTGGCCCCCCCGGCCCTCCAGGACCTCCACCCCCTGGACAGggcctcccccctcccctctctggtCCTCCAAACCGTGGTGACAGgccacctcctcctgttctcttccCTGGTCAGTTTGGCCAGCCACCAATGGGACCCTTACCTCCAGGCCCCCCTCCTCCAGGTTATGGCCCTCCCCCTggtcccccacccccccaacagGGCCCGCCACCTCCAGGACCCTTCCCTCCTCGTCCCCCAGGTCCCATTGGACCGCCCATGGCTTtggctcctcctccacacatGCCAGGTCCCCCGCCGGGCGGACCACCACCAGCCCCCCATGTCAACCCTGCCTTCTTCCCCCCACCTGGCAACAACAACATGCCCCCCAACGACAGCCGAGGGCCCCCAGGACCAAACGACCCATACGGACGCCCGCCACCTTATGAGAGAGACTTCGGTCCCGGAGGCCG gGAGATGGAGGCGTCACGGACCCCCCTGAGTGAGGCAGAGTTTGAGGAGAtcatgaacagaaacagagccATCTCCTCCAGCGCCATATCCAGGGCCGTGTCTGACGCCAGTGCAG CTGATTATGGCAGTGCTATAGAGACGCTGGTGACTGCCATCAGTCTGATCAAACAGTCCAAAGTGTCAGCAGACGACCGCTGTAAGGTCCTCATCAGTTCCCTGCAGGACTGTCTCCATGGAATTGAGTCAAAAAGCTATGGCTCGGCCTCTAG GCGAGAGCGCTCCAGAGAACGCGACCACAGCCGATCCAGAGAAAAGAGTCGACGCCACAAGTCCCGCAGCCGCGACAGGCACGAGGACTATTACCGAGAACGCAGCCGGGAGAGGGACCGCCACCGCGAGAGGGACCGGGACAGagacagggaaagagagagggagagggagtaCCGACACCGTTAG
- the cpsf6 gene encoding cleavage and polyadenylation specificity factor subunit 6 isoform X7 — MADGVDHIDIYADVEEEFNQESDYPVHEQIDLYDDVISPSANNGDAPEDRDYLDALPAPGGSEGGKSAPPNVVYTYTGKRIALYIGNLTWWTTDEDLTETIRSIGIADVLEIKFFENRANGQSKGFALVCVGSEASSRKLMELLSKRELHGQSPIVTPCNKQSLSQFEMQSRKSTQSGQMSGEGKAGPPGAGGRGGFPMGRGRGRFPGPPGPGGDRFPCPVGPGGPPPHFPGGMQGPPRPPPGPPGPPGPPGPPPPGQGLPPPLSGPPNRGDRPPPPVLFPGQFGQPPMGPLPPGPPPPGYGPPPGPPPPQQGPPPPGPFPPRPPGPIGPPMALAPPPHMPGPPPGGPPPAPHVNPAFFPPPGNNNMPPNDSRGPPGPNDPYGRPPPYERDFGPGGREMEASRTPLSEAEFEEIMNRNRAISSSAISRAVSDASAADYGSAIETLVTAISLIKQSKVSADDRCKVLISSLQDCLHGIESKSYGSASRRERSRERDHSRSREKSRRHKSRSRDRHEDYYRERSRERDRHRERDRDRDREREREREYRHR, encoded by the exons ATGGCGGACGGTGTGGATCACATCGATATCTACGCCGACGTGGAGGAGGAATTTAACCAG GAATCTGACTACCCGGTTCACGAGCAGATCGACCTGTACGATGACGTAATATCCCCATCAGCCAATAATGGTGATGCTCCAGAGGACCGTGACTACCTGGACGCATTGCCTGCACCCGGTGGCTCAGAGGGAGGCAAGAGTGCCCCACCAAATGTGGTTTACACCTACACAGGAAAAAGAATTGCCCTATACATAGGCAACCTCACATGG TGGACAACAGATGAGGACCTGACCGAAACAATCCGGTCGATAGGCATCGCAGACGTGCTGGAAATAAAGTTCTTTGAAAACAGAGCAAATGGCCAATCAAAAGG ATTtgcccttgtgtgtgtgggctcagAGGCTTCATCCAGGAAGTTAATGGAGCTCTTATCAAAGAGGGAGCTCCATGGTCAGAGTCCCATCGTCACGCCGTGCAACAAACAGTCTCTCAGCCAGTTTGAGATGCAGTCACGCAAAA GTACTCAGTCAGGTCAGATGTCTGGGGAAGGTAAAGCTGGTCCCCCTGGTGCAGGTGGCCGTGGAGGTTTCCCCATGGGTCGAGGCAGAGGCAGATTCCCCGGACCACCAGGCCCAGGAGGAGACCGCTTCCCATGTCCTGTTGGACCCGGAGGACCGCCACCACACTTTCCCG gtGGGATGCAGGGTCCCCCACGTCCCCCTCCTGGTCCACCTGGCCCCCCCGGCCCTCCAGGACCTCCACCCCCTGGACAGggcctcccccctcccctctctggtCCTCCAAACCGTGGTGACAGgccacctcctcctgttctcttccCTGGTCAGTTTGGCCAGCCACCAATGGGACCCTTACCTCCAGGCCCCCCTCCTCCAGGTTATGGCCCTCCCCCTggtcccccacccccccaacagGGCCCGCCACCTCCAGGACCCTTCCCTCCTCGTCCCCCAGGTCCCATTGGACCGCCCATGGCTTtggctcctcctccacacatGCCAGGTCCCCCGCCGGGCGGACCACCACCAGCCCCCCATGTCAACCCTGCCTTCTTCCCCCCACCTGGCAACAACAACATGCCCCCCAACGACAGCCGAGGGCCCCCAGGACCAAACGACCCATACGGACGCCCGCCACCTTATGAGAGAGACTTCGGTCCCGGAGGCCG gGAGATGGAGGCGTCACGGACCCCCCTGAGTGAGGCAGAGTTTGAGGAGAtcatgaacagaaacagagccATCTCCTCCAGCGCCATATCCAGGGCCGTGTCTGACGCCAGTGCAG CTGATTATGGCAGTGCTATAGAGACGCTGGTGACTGCCATCAGTCTGATCAAACAGTCCAAAGTGTCAGCAGACGACCGCTGTAAGGTCCTCATCAGTTCCCTGCAGGACTGTCTCCATGGAATTGAGTCAAAAAGCTATGGCTCGGCCTCTAG GCGAGAGCGCTCCAGAGAACGCGACCACAGCCGATCCAGAGAAAAGAGTCGACGCCACAAGTCCCGCAGCCGCGACAGGCACGAGGACTATTACCGAGAACGCAGCCGGGAGAGGGACCGCCACCGCGAGAGGGACCGGGACAGagacagggaaagagagagggagagggagtaCCGACACCGTTAG
- the cpsf6 gene encoding cleavage and polyadenylation specificity factor subunit 6 isoform X3: MADGVDHIDIYADVEEEFNQESDYPVHEQIDLYDDVISPSANNGDAPEDRDYLDALPAPGGSEGGKSAPPNVVYTYTGKRIALYIGNLTWWTTDEDLTETIRSIGIADVLEIKFFENRANGQSKGFALVCVGSEASSRKLMELLSKRELHGQSPIVTPCNKQSLSQFEMQSRKSKEGTQSGQMSGEGKAGPPGAGGRGGFPMGRGRGRFPGPPGPGGDRFPCPVGPGGPPPHFPGSGMTPDLIRHQDGPLMDMNFNPFPPGGRNGNWRGRGGMQGPPRPPPGPPGPPGPPGPPPPGQGLPPPLSGPPNRGDRPPPPVLFPGQFGQPPMGPLPPGPPPPGYGPPPGPPPPQQGPPPPGPFPPRPPGPIGPPMALAPPPHMPGPPPGGPPPAPHVNPAFFPPPGNNNMPPNDSRGPPGPNDPYGRPPPYERDFGPGGREMEASRTPLSEAEFEEIMNRNRAISSSAISRAVSDASAADYGSAIETLVTAISLIKQSKVSADDRCKVLISSLQDCLHGIESKSYGSASRRERSRERDHSRSREKSRRHKSRSRDRHEDYYRERSRERDRHRERDRDRDREREREREYRHR; the protein is encoded by the exons ATGGCGGACGGTGTGGATCACATCGATATCTACGCCGACGTGGAGGAGGAATTTAACCAG GAATCTGACTACCCGGTTCACGAGCAGATCGACCTGTACGATGACGTAATATCCCCATCAGCCAATAATGGTGATGCTCCAGAGGACCGTGACTACCTGGACGCATTGCCTGCACCCGGTGGCTCAGAGGGAGGCAAGAGTGCCCCACCAAATGTGGTTTACACCTACACAGGAAAAAGAATTGCCCTATACATAGGCAACCTCACATGG TGGACAACAGATGAGGACCTGACCGAAACAATCCGGTCGATAGGCATCGCAGACGTGCTGGAAATAAAGTTCTTTGAAAACAGAGCAAATGGCCAATCAAAAGG ATTtgcccttgtgtgtgtgggctcagAGGCTTCATCCAGGAAGTTAATGGAGCTCTTATCAAAGAGGGAGCTCCATGGTCAGAGTCCCATCGTCACGCCGTGCAACAAACAGTCTCTCAGCCAGTTTGAGATGCAGTCACGCAAAAGTAAGGAGG GTACTCAGTCAGGTCAGATGTCTGGGGAAGGTAAAGCTGGTCCCCCTGGTGCAGGTGGCCGTGGAGGTTTCCCCATGGGTCGAGGCAGAGGCAGATTCCCCGGACCACCAGGCCCAGGAGGAGACCGCTTCCCATGTCCTGTTGGACCCGGAGGACCGCCACCACACTTTCCCG GCTCGGGGATGACACCAGATCTGATTAGGCACCAAGATGGCCCTCTGATGGATATGAATTTCAATCCCTTCCCGCCGGGGGGCAGGAACGGGAACTGGCGCGGCAGAG gtGGGATGCAGGGTCCCCCACGTCCCCCTCCTGGTCCACCTGGCCCCCCCGGCCCTCCAGGACCTCCACCCCCTGGACAGggcctcccccctcccctctctggtCCTCCAAACCGTGGTGACAGgccacctcctcctgttctcttccCTGGTCAGTTTGGCCAGCCACCAATGGGACCCTTACCTCCAGGCCCCCCTCCTCCAGGTTATGGCCCTCCCCCTggtcccccacccccccaacagGGCCCGCCACCTCCAGGACCCTTCCCTCCTCGTCCCCCAGGTCCCATTGGACCGCCCATGGCTTtggctcctcctccacacatGCCAGGTCCCCCGCCGGGCGGACCACCACCAGCCCCCCATGTCAACCCTGCCTTCTTCCCCCCACCTGGCAACAACAACATGCCCCCCAACGACAGCCGAGGGCCCCCAGGACCAAACGACCCATACGGACGCCCGCCACCTTATGAGAGAGACTTCGGTCCCGGAGGCCG gGAGATGGAGGCGTCACGGACCCCCCTGAGTGAGGCAGAGTTTGAGGAGAtcatgaacagaaacagagccATCTCCTCCAGCGCCATATCCAGGGCCGTGTCTGACGCCAGTGCAG CTGATTATGGCAGTGCTATAGAGACGCTGGTGACTGCCATCAGTCTGATCAAACAGTCCAAAGTGTCAGCAGACGACCGCTGTAAGGTCCTCATCAGTTCCCTGCAGGACTGTCTCCATGGAATTGAGTCAAAAAGCTATGGCTCGGCCTCTAG GCGAGAGCGCTCCAGAGAACGCGACCACAGCCGATCCAGAGAAAAGAGTCGACGCCACAAGTCCCGCAGCCGCGACAGGCACGAGGACTATTACCGAGAACGCAGCCGGGAGAGGGACCGCCACCGCGAGAGGGACCGGGACAGagacagggaaagagagagggagagggagtaCCGACACCGTTAG
- the cpsf6 gene encoding cleavage and polyadenylation specificity factor subunit 6 isoform X2 — translation MADGVDHIDIYADVEEEFNQESDYPVHEQIDLYDDVISPSANNGDAPEDRDYLDALPAPGGSEGGKSAPPNVVYTYTGKRIALYIGNLTWWTTDEDLTETIRSIGIADVLEIKFFENRANGQSKGFALVCVGSEASSRKLMELLSKRELHGQSPIVTPCNKQSLSQFEMQSRKSTQSGQMSGEGKAGPPGAGGRGGFPMGRGRGRFPGPPGPGGDRFPCPVGPGGPPPHFPGSGMTPDLIRHQDGPLMDMNFNPFPPGGRNGNWRGRGGMQGPPRPPPGPPGPPGPPGPPPPGQGLPPPLSGPPNRGDRPPPPVLFPGQFGQPPMGPLPPGPPPPGYGPPPGPPPPQQGPPPPGPFPPRPPGPIGPPMALAPPPHMPGPPPGGPPPAPHVNPAFFPPPGNNNMPPNDSRGPPGPNDPYGRPPPYERDFGPGGREMEASRTPLSEAEFEEIMNRNRAISSSAISRAVSDASAADYGSAIETLVTAISLIKQSKVSADDRCKVLISSLQDCLHGIESKSYGSASSLMPVSARRERSRERDHSRSREKSRRHKSRSRDRHEDYYRERSRERDRHRERDRDRDREREREREYRHR, via the exons ATGGCGGACGGTGTGGATCACATCGATATCTACGCCGACGTGGAGGAGGAATTTAACCAG GAATCTGACTACCCGGTTCACGAGCAGATCGACCTGTACGATGACGTAATATCCCCATCAGCCAATAATGGTGATGCTCCAGAGGACCGTGACTACCTGGACGCATTGCCTGCACCCGGTGGCTCAGAGGGAGGCAAGAGTGCCCCACCAAATGTGGTTTACACCTACACAGGAAAAAGAATTGCCCTATACATAGGCAACCTCACATGG TGGACAACAGATGAGGACCTGACCGAAACAATCCGGTCGATAGGCATCGCAGACGTGCTGGAAATAAAGTTCTTTGAAAACAGAGCAAATGGCCAATCAAAAGG ATTtgcccttgtgtgtgtgggctcagAGGCTTCATCCAGGAAGTTAATGGAGCTCTTATCAAAGAGGGAGCTCCATGGTCAGAGTCCCATCGTCACGCCGTGCAACAAACAGTCTCTCAGCCAGTTTGAGATGCAGTCACGCAAAA GTACTCAGTCAGGTCAGATGTCTGGGGAAGGTAAAGCTGGTCCCCCTGGTGCAGGTGGCCGTGGAGGTTTCCCCATGGGTCGAGGCAGAGGCAGATTCCCCGGACCACCAGGCCCAGGAGGAGACCGCTTCCCATGTCCTGTTGGACCCGGAGGACCGCCACCACACTTTCCCG GCTCGGGGATGACACCAGATCTGATTAGGCACCAAGATGGCCCTCTGATGGATATGAATTTCAATCCCTTCCCGCCGGGGGGCAGGAACGGGAACTGGCGCGGCAGAG gtGGGATGCAGGGTCCCCCACGTCCCCCTCCTGGTCCACCTGGCCCCCCCGGCCCTCCAGGACCTCCACCCCCTGGACAGggcctcccccctcccctctctggtCCTCCAAACCGTGGTGACAGgccacctcctcctgttctcttccCTGGTCAGTTTGGCCAGCCACCAATGGGACCCTTACCTCCAGGCCCCCCTCCTCCAGGTTATGGCCCTCCCCCTggtcccccacccccccaacagGGCCCGCCACCTCCAGGACCCTTCCCTCCTCGTCCCCCAGGTCCCATTGGACCGCCCATGGCTTtggctcctcctccacacatGCCAGGTCCCCCGCCGGGCGGACCACCACCAGCCCCCCATGTCAACCCTGCCTTCTTCCCCCCACCTGGCAACAACAACATGCCCCCCAACGACAGCCGAGGGCCCCCAGGACCAAACGACCCATACGGACGCCCGCCACCTTATGAGAGAGACTTCGGTCCCGGAGGCCG gGAGATGGAGGCGTCACGGACCCCCCTGAGTGAGGCAGAGTTTGAGGAGAtcatgaacagaaacagagccATCTCCTCCAGCGCCATATCCAGGGCCGTGTCTGACGCCAGTGCAG CTGATTATGGCAGTGCTATAGAGACGCTGGTGACTGCCATCAGTCTGATCAAACAGTCCAAAGTGTCAGCAGACGACCGCTGTAAGGTCCTCATCAGTTCCCTGCAGGACTGTCTCCATGGAATTGAGTCAAAAAGCTATGGCTCGGCCTCTAG TCTAATGCCGGTCTCTGCCAGGCGAGAGCGCTCCAGAGAACGCGACCACAGCCGATCCAGAGAAAAGAGTCGACGCCACAAGTCCCGCAGCCGCGACAGGCACGAGGACTATTACCGAGAACGCAGCCGGGAGAGGGACCGCCACCGCGAGAGGGACCGGGACAGagacagggaaagagagagggagagggagtaCCGACACCGTTAG
- the cpsf6 gene encoding cleavage and polyadenylation specificity factor subunit 6 isoform X6 codes for MADGVDHIDIYADVEEEFNQESDYPVHEQIDLYDDVISPSANNGDAPEDRDYLDALPAPGGSEGGKSAPPNVVYTYTGKRIALYIGNLTWWTTDEDLTETIRSIGIADVLEIKFFENRANGQSKGFALVCVGSEASSRKLMELLSKRELHGQSPIVTPCNKQSLSQFEMQSRKSKEGTQSGQMSGEGKAGPPGAGGRGGFPMGRGRGRFPGPPGPGGDRFPCPVGPGGPPPHFPGGMQGPPRPPPGPPGPPGPPGPPPPGQGLPPPLSGPPNRGDRPPPPVLFPGQFGQPPMGPLPPGPPPPGYGPPPGPPPPQQGPPPPGPFPPRPPGPIGPPMALAPPPHMPGPPPGGPPPAPHVNPAFFPPPGNNNMPPNDSRGPPGPNDPYGRPPPYERDFGPGGREMEASRTPLSEAEFEEIMNRNRAISSSAISRAVSDASAADYGSAIETLVTAISLIKQSKVSADDRCKVLISSLQDCLHGIESKSYGSASRRERSRERDHSRSREKSRRHKSRSRDRHEDYYRERSRERDRHRERDRDRDREREREREYRHR; via the exons ATGGCGGACGGTGTGGATCACATCGATATCTACGCCGACGTGGAGGAGGAATTTAACCAG GAATCTGACTACCCGGTTCACGAGCAGATCGACCTGTACGATGACGTAATATCCCCATCAGCCAATAATGGTGATGCTCCAGAGGACCGTGACTACCTGGACGCATTGCCTGCACCCGGTGGCTCAGAGGGAGGCAAGAGTGCCCCACCAAATGTGGTTTACACCTACACAGGAAAAAGAATTGCCCTATACATAGGCAACCTCACATGG TGGACAACAGATGAGGACCTGACCGAAACAATCCGGTCGATAGGCATCGCAGACGTGCTGGAAATAAAGTTCTTTGAAAACAGAGCAAATGGCCAATCAAAAGG ATTtgcccttgtgtgtgtgggctcagAGGCTTCATCCAGGAAGTTAATGGAGCTCTTATCAAAGAGGGAGCTCCATGGTCAGAGTCCCATCGTCACGCCGTGCAACAAACAGTCTCTCAGCCAGTTTGAGATGCAGTCACGCAAAAGTAAGGAGG GTACTCAGTCAGGTCAGATGTCTGGGGAAGGTAAAGCTGGTCCCCCTGGTGCAGGTGGCCGTGGAGGTTTCCCCATGGGTCGAGGCAGAGGCAGATTCCCCGGACCACCAGGCCCAGGAGGAGACCGCTTCCCATGTCCTGTTGGACCCGGAGGACCGCCACCACACTTTCCCG gtGGGATGCAGGGTCCCCCACGTCCCCCTCCTGGTCCACCTGGCCCCCCCGGCCCTCCAGGACCTCCACCCCCTGGACAGggcctcccccctcccctctctggtCCTCCAAACCGTGGTGACAGgccacctcctcctgttctcttccCTGGTCAGTTTGGCCAGCCACCAATGGGACCCTTACCTCCAGGCCCCCCTCCTCCAGGTTATGGCCCTCCCCCTggtcccccacccccccaacagGGCCCGCCACCTCCAGGACCCTTCCCTCCTCGTCCCCCAGGTCCCATTGGACCGCCCATGGCTTtggctcctcctccacacatGCCAGGTCCCCCGCCGGGCGGACCACCACCAGCCCCCCATGTCAACCCTGCCTTCTTCCCCCCACCTGGCAACAACAACATGCCCCCCAACGACAGCCGAGGGCCCCCAGGACCAAACGACCCATACGGACGCCCGCCACCTTATGAGAGAGACTTCGGTCCCGGAGGCCG gGAGATGGAGGCGTCACGGACCCCCCTGAGTGAGGCAGAGTTTGAGGAGAtcatgaacagaaacagagccATCTCCTCCAGCGCCATATCCAGGGCCGTGTCTGACGCCAGTGCAG CTGATTATGGCAGTGCTATAGAGACGCTGGTGACTGCCATCAGTCTGATCAAACAGTCCAAAGTGTCAGCAGACGACCGCTGTAAGGTCCTCATCAGTTCCCTGCAGGACTGTCTCCATGGAATTGAGTCAAAAAGCTATGGCTCGGCCTCTAG GCGAGAGCGCTCCAGAGAACGCGACCACAGCCGATCCAGAGAAAAGAGTCGACGCCACAAGTCCCGCAGCCGCGACAGGCACGAGGACTATTACCGAGAACGCAGCCGGGAGAGGGACCGCCACCGCGAGAGGGACCGGGACAGagacagggaaagagagagggagagggagtaCCGACACCGTTAG
- the cpsf6 gene encoding cleavage and polyadenylation specificity factor subunit 6 isoform X1 — translation MADGVDHIDIYADVEEEFNQESDYPVHEQIDLYDDVISPSANNGDAPEDRDYLDALPAPGGSEGGKSAPPNVVYTYTGKRIALYIGNLTWWTTDEDLTETIRSIGIADVLEIKFFENRANGQSKGFALVCVGSEASSRKLMELLSKRELHGQSPIVTPCNKQSLSQFEMQSRKSKEGTQSGQMSGEGKAGPPGAGGRGGFPMGRGRGRFPGPPGPGGDRFPCPVGPGGPPPHFPGSGMTPDLIRHQDGPLMDMNFNPFPPGGRNGNWRGRGGMQGPPRPPPGPPGPPGPPGPPPPGQGLPPPLSGPPNRGDRPPPPVLFPGQFGQPPMGPLPPGPPPPGYGPPPGPPPPQQGPPPPGPFPPRPPGPIGPPMALAPPPHMPGPPPGGPPPAPHVNPAFFPPPGNNNMPPNDSRGPPGPNDPYGRPPPYERDFGPGGREMEASRTPLSEAEFEEIMNRNRAISSSAISRAVSDASAADYGSAIETLVTAISLIKQSKVSADDRCKVLISSLQDCLHGIESKSYGSASSLMPVSARRERSRERDHSRSREKSRRHKSRSRDRHEDYYRERSRERDRHRERDRDRDREREREREYRHR, via the exons ATGGCGGACGGTGTGGATCACATCGATATCTACGCCGACGTGGAGGAGGAATTTAACCAG GAATCTGACTACCCGGTTCACGAGCAGATCGACCTGTACGATGACGTAATATCCCCATCAGCCAATAATGGTGATGCTCCAGAGGACCGTGACTACCTGGACGCATTGCCTGCACCCGGTGGCTCAGAGGGAGGCAAGAGTGCCCCACCAAATGTGGTTTACACCTACACAGGAAAAAGAATTGCCCTATACATAGGCAACCTCACATGG TGGACAACAGATGAGGACCTGACCGAAACAATCCGGTCGATAGGCATCGCAGACGTGCTGGAAATAAAGTTCTTTGAAAACAGAGCAAATGGCCAATCAAAAGG ATTtgcccttgtgtgtgtgggctcagAGGCTTCATCCAGGAAGTTAATGGAGCTCTTATCAAAGAGGGAGCTCCATGGTCAGAGTCCCATCGTCACGCCGTGCAACAAACAGTCTCTCAGCCAGTTTGAGATGCAGTCACGCAAAAGTAAGGAGG GTACTCAGTCAGGTCAGATGTCTGGGGAAGGTAAAGCTGGTCCCCCTGGTGCAGGTGGCCGTGGAGGTTTCCCCATGGGTCGAGGCAGAGGCAGATTCCCCGGACCACCAGGCCCAGGAGGAGACCGCTTCCCATGTCCTGTTGGACCCGGAGGACCGCCACCACACTTTCCCG GCTCGGGGATGACACCAGATCTGATTAGGCACCAAGATGGCCCTCTGATGGATATGAATTTCAATCCCTTCCCGCCGGGGGGCAGGAACGGGAACTGGCGCGGCAGAG gtGGGATGCAGGGTCCCCCACGTCCCCCTCCTGGTCCACCTGGCCCCCCCGGCCCTCCAGGACCTCCACCCCCTGGACAGggcctcccccctcccctctctggtCCTCCAAACCGTGGTGACAGgccacctcctcctgttctcttccCTGGTCAGTTTGGCCAGCCACCAATGGGACCCTTACCTCCAGGCCCCCCTCCTCCAGGTTATGGCCCTCCCCCTggtcccccacccccccaacagGGCCCGCCACCTCCAGGACCCTTCCCTCCTCGTCCCCCAGGTCCCATTGGACCGCCCATGGCTTtggctcctcctccacacatGCCAGGTCCCCCGCCGGGCGGACCACCACCAGCCCCCCATGTCAACCCTGCCTTCTTCCCCCCACCTGGCAACAACAACATGCCCCCCAACGACAGCCGAGGGCCCCCAGGACCAAACGACCCATACGGACGCCCGCCACCTTATGAGAGAGACTTCGGTCCCGGAGGCCG gGAGATGGAGGCGTCACGGACCCCCCTGAGTGAGGCAGAGTTTGAGGAGAtcatgaacagaaacagagccATCTCCTCCAGCGCCATATCCAGGGCCGTGTCTGACGCCAGTGCAG CTGATTATGGCAGTGCTATAGAGACGCTGGTGACTGCCATCAGTCTGATCAAACAGTCCAAAGTGTCAGCAGACGACCGCTGTAAGGTCCTCATCAGTTCCCTGCAGGACTGTCTCCATGGAATTGAGTCAAAAAGCTATGGCTCGGCCTCTAG TCTAATGCCGGTCTCTGCCAGGCGAGAGCGCTCCAGAGAACGCGACCACAGCCGATCCAGAGAAAAGAGTCGACGCCACAAGTCCCGCAGCCGCGACAGGCACGAGGACTATTACCGAGAACGCAGCCGGGAGAGGGACCGCCACCGCGAGAGGGACCGGGACAGagacagggaaagagagagggagagggagtaCCGACACCGTTAG